A genomic region of bacterium contains the following coding sequences:
- a CDS encoding T9SS type A sorting domain-containing protein, with protein sequence STNSWATKANMTTARLFLGVAEVGSKIYAIGGWVYGAPNVLATNEEYDPSTDSWTTKEPLPTARRSMGVAAVGGKIYVIGGWDGTNSFATNEEYDPATDGWTVREPMLAARSGHVAVAVNDMIYAIGGGVAGPGTANEEYDPASDLWTVMAPMPTARLAIGGAEAGGKVYIIGGTDGTNALAINEEYDPVADSWATRAAMPTARYQPAVAAVTTGKTAAIVKIYVIGGFTGQEFLNTNEEYTPGVGIEDIEIDVPICELSIAPTVSCRDFNISYSIKEPSFISVKIYDASGRLVCTLVDGLANAGSYRGHWDARGATSSSVESGVYFCQLTVDNNSVTKKMIVMR encoded by the coding sequence TCAACTAACAGCTGGGCAACAAAAGCCAATATGACGACTGCACGTCTTTTCTTAGGGGTAGCAGAAGTGGGTTCCAAAATATACGCAATAGGAGGATGGGTGTACGGGGCACCTAATGTTCTTGCTACAAACGAGGAATACGACCCGTCAACTGATAGCTGGACGACAAAAGAGCCTCTACCAACTGCACGCCGTTCAATGGGAGTAGCAGCAGTGGGTGGCAAGATATATGTTATCGGAGGATGGGATGGTACTAACAGCTTTGCTACAAACGAGGAATACGACCCTGCAACTGATGGCTGGACAGTAAGGGAGCCTATGCTGGCTGCAAGGAGTGGGCATGTAGCAGTGGCAGTGAATGATATGATATATGCTATTGGAGGGGGAGTGGCAGGTCCGGGTACTGCTAATGAGGAATATGACCCTGCATCCGACCTTTGGACAGTGATGGCGCCTATGCCAACTGCACGACTCGCAATTGGGGGAGCCGAAGCAGGTGGTAAGGTATACATTATTGGGGGAACTGATGGTACTAATGCTCTTGCCATAAATGAAGAGTATGACCCAGTAGCTGATAGTTGGGCGACAAGAGCAGCTATGCCAACTGCAAGATACCAGCCAGCAGTTGCTGCAGTGACTACTGGTAAAACAGCAGCAATCGTGAAGATATATGTTATTGGAGGCTTTACTGGACAAGAATTTCTTAATACTAATGAGGAATATACTCCTGGTGTAGGGATTGAAGATATTGAGATTGATGTTCCAATATGCGAATTAAGTATAGCCCCTACTGTATCTTGTAGAGATTTTAATATAAGTTATAGTATCAAAGAGCCATCTTTCATCAGTGTTAAGATATACGATGCTTCTGGTAGGCTTGTATGTACCTTAGTTGACGGATTAGCAAATGCCGGTTCTTATAGAGGGCATTGGGATGCAAGAGGTGCGACCTCAAGTAGTGTTGAGTCAGGTGTATATTTTTGCCAGCTTACAGTAGATAACAATAGTGTGACTAAGAAAATGATTGTGATGAGGTGA
- a CDS encoding T9SS type A sorting domain-containing protein, with translation MHRGDTIVVSSQGITDISHTHSRTILYGNLPNPFNRYTTISYQLPCDQNVTLVIYDVTGKLIRILSDNFETNGLHNIRWDGQNSDGIESPPGIYFSVLNGGSSSQTHKMLKIK, from the coding sequence ATGCATCGTGGCGATACTATCGTCGTATCAAGCCAGGGGATTACAGATATCTCTCATACTCACAGCAGAACCATTCTATATGGAAACTTACCTAACCCATTCAACAGGTATACAACAATCAGTTACCAGCTACCTTGTGACCAAAATGTGACACTTGTGATTTATGATGTCACAGGAAAGCTGATAAGGATATTAAGCGATAATTTTGAAACTAATGGATTACATAACATTCGCTGGGATGGACAAAATTCTGATGGAATAGAGAGTCCACCAGGTATATATTTCTCTGTACTTAATGGTGGAAGTTCTTCTCAGACACATAAAATGTTGAAAATCAAGTAA